CCTTCTCGACGGTGCCGCGCACGTTGACCTGGCGTTGCAGCGTGAGCCACGGGAAGGTCGCGGCGGCGACGCGGGTCGCGGTGAGGTCGTGGCTCTTCGACGAGGTGTAGTTGGTGAAGAAGACCACCCCGCGTTCGTCGAATCCTTTGCACAGCACGGTGCGCGAGGAGGGGAATCCGTCGGCGTCCGCCGTCGCGAGCACCATCGCGTTGGGCTCCGGCACCTCCGACCGGACGGCCTCGTCGAACCAGATCCGCAGCTGTTCGTGCCAGGTGTCGGCGAGCAGGCCCTCCTGCAGGGAGCCAGCCTCGTAGGACACCCGCATGGACGACAAAGTGCCGGTGCTCACGGTGCTTTCGGACATCCGTCATTTCCTCCCTGACCCGACTGGTGTGCCTGTTGATCGGCGGCGCCGGAGGATACGAGCCGAACCGGTCGGCGCGGCAACCGCGGTGCGCCACGGGCACCGCTATGACGGTAAACGGCTTGGGAACGCACGCCGAACCGGTCGAAACGTCACGATCGATCCCGCAAACGATGCAGTGACGGCGAGCACACTCGAATGGCAGCAGGTTCAGGGCCGGTTCGTCCGGTTCCGTGCGGGCGCGCTGACCGCGATGTCGCCGTCCGGGTTGTCATCCGACGCTTCCGGGGGTTGCACTGCTGCTTCCGGGTGGTGTTGGAGTGCTCGGGTGAGTCTGCGCCGCGCGGTGACGACGTCGGCGGCGAGCGCGGTCGCGAGCGCTCCCCCGGCGGGCAGCGGCACCAGGGACCACCACGGGCCGCTGCTCGGGGTGGCCGGATCGGTGCCGCCGAGCAGGGTTTCGGTGCCGAGCACGCGGGCGCCCGCGAGGTGACCGGCGCTGTCCGCGAGCGGTCCGGGCCCGAGGTCGAGGTGCTGGCGCAGCAGCGGCACGCCGTCGCGCACGAGGTCGGTGGTGGTGCGCAGCTCTCCGGATGGTTCGCCGTGCCTGCCGAGCACGAGCACTTCGCGGCAGCGCAGCCGGGCGTCGGCGGCGAGGTCGGCGCGGAACGCGGCGCGGTGCTCGGCGCGGGCGGTCACGACGGTCGTTCCGGGCCGGTAGTCCACGCTGCCGCCGGCGCCGATCTCCATCCGCACGTCGGCGCTGCTGGCTCCGCCGCACCGGCCGGGCAGCGCGACGGTGGCGGCGGTGCCGCGCAGCTGCAGCCGCGCGCCGGGTCCGATGTGGACGCGCAGCCGCAGTTCGTCCCCGCCGAGCGGGGCGGCCGCCGAGCTCACCAGGTGCACGATCGCCCCGTCCGCGCCTGCGACGGCCGCGCGCCGGTGCACCAGCGTCAGCGGGGCCGCGCAGCGCAGTTCCCGCACGACGCTGCGGCCGCGCGCGTCGAGCTCCACCCGCAGCACCGCCGAGGCCTTCACCGCGAGCCCCGCCTCACCGGGGGTCCTGGCCGGGACCGCCGAGCCGCGCCCGGACCCAGGCGGAGACGTCCGGGGCGTTCGGGGTCTCGGTGAGCGATTGCGCGATCACCGGCAGCTCGCCGCGCATCCGGTGCGCGTCGGCGAGCATCACCGCCATGTCGGCGCCGACGCGCTCGGCGAGGTCCACCTTGTTGATCACGAGCAGGTCGGCGGTGGTGACGCCGGGGCCGCCCTTGCGCGGCACCTTGTCCCCGCCCGCGACGTCCACGACGAAGATCTGGTCGTCGGCGAGGCCGCGGCTGAACACGGCGGTGAGGTTGTCCCCGCCGCTTTCCACGATGACCAGTTCCAGTCCCGGGTGCCGGTGTTCGAGGCGTTCCACCGCGTCGAGGTTCGCGGTGATGTCGTCGCGGATCGCGGTGTGCGGGCACGCCCCGGTCTGCACGGCCTCGACGCGGTCCGGGTCGAGCACCCCGGCGGAGCGCAGGAAGTCGGCGTCCTCGGTGGTGTAGATGTCGTTGGTGACCACCGCGAGCCGCACTTCGGCTCCGAGCGCCCGGCACAGCGCGGCGGTGAGCGCGGTCTTGCCGCTGCCGACGGGGCCGCCGATGCCGAGCCGGAACGGCCGGCCGAGGCGGCTCACCGCGGCGTGCGGGTCGGGTCCGGCGGAGGCCGGGTCGAAGTCGACCTCGTGGGTGTGCCCGTGGCCGTGGTCAGGAGGCAAAGAGACGCACCTCTTCCTGGTGGTGGCGGTCGTGCGATTCGGCGAGCAGGTCCAGCGCGGGCGAGCCCGGCGCGGGCAGGTCGGCCGGGTCGGCCCCGGCGGTCGACGCCGCGGTGTCGGCGATGCCGGCGATGTCGGCGGCGAAGTCGGCGACGACGGCGTTCACGGCCATCGGGTCCAGGCCCAGCAGCCGCACGCCCGCCGAGGACGGTCCGCTGATGGCGAGGTACCCGGCGGTCAGCGCCGCTTCGCGGGGCGCGGCTCCGGCGGTGGCCGCCAGCACGCCCAGCACGATCGGGTGGTGCGGGCGCGGGGTCGCGGCGATCAGGTCGTCCAGCGCCGCCGACGGCCACGCCACCGTCCCGGACCGCACGGTGCCCCGCCCTTGCGCGCGGGAGGCCGCGCGCTGGGCCGGGGAGGGGGTGCGCGCGTCGAGCTCCGCGTCCAGCACCGCCCAGTGCCCGCGGGGAACGGCGCGGTGCGCGGCGTGGGCCGCGGCGGCGGCGAACACCGCCTGCACCGCGCCCGCGCCGCGCAGCCTGCCGTGCAGGAACTCGCGCAGGCTCGGCACGTCGGTGAGCAGTCCGCGCGCGGCGGCCTCCTCCACACCGCCGGAGTGCACGTGGCCGCCGCCGGGGAACCGCGCGTCGGCGAGCGCCAGCACCGCGAGTCCCGTCATCCGCCGCCTCCGATCAGGTCAGAACAGGAAGTACCGCTGGGCCATGGGGAGTTCGCGCACCGGCTGCGGTTCCACCAGATCACCGTCGATGCGCACCGCGAAGCTGTCCGGGTCCACCTCGATGTCCGGGGTGGCGTCGTTGAGCAGCATCGACGCCTTCGTCACCTGCCGCGTGCCGCGCACCGCGACGAGTTCCCGCTCCAGCCCGAGCCGGTCGCCGAGCCCGGAGTCCACGGCCTCCGGCGCCACGAAGTGCACACCGGCGCGAGCGGCGGCCCGGCCCGCCGCACCGAACATGGGGCGCCCGAGCACGGGCTGCGGCGTGGGGATCGAGGCGTTCGCGTCACCCATCTGCGCCCACGCGGGGAAGCCGCCCTTGAACACCACGTCCGGCCGGACGCCGAAGAACTTCGGTTCCCACAGCACGAGGTCGGCGAGCTTGCCCACTTCGACCGAGCCCACCAGGTGGTCGATGCCGTGCGCCCGCGCCGGGTTGATCGTGTACTTCGCGAGGTAGCGCCGGGCGCGCAGGTTGTCGGCGGCGCCGTCGCCGGGCAGCGGGCCGCGCCGGTCCTTCATCACGTGCGCCGTCTGCCAGGTCCGCACGATCACTTCGCCGATGCGCCCCATCGCCTGCGCGTCCGAGCTGATCATGGAGATGGCGCCGAGGTCGTGCAGCACGTCCTCGGCGGCGATGGTGCTCGGCCGGATCCGGCTCTCCGCGAACGCCAGGTCCTCCGGCACCGCCGGATTCAGGTGGTGGCACACCATCAGCATGTCGAGGTGCTCGTCGATGGTGTTCACCGTGTGCGGCCGGGTCGGGTTCGTCGAGGACGGCAGCACGTTCGCGGCGGCGGCGACCCGGATGATGTCCGGCGCGTGCCCGCCGCCGGCGCCTTCGGCGTGGTAGGCGTTGATGGAGCGGCCGTTGATCGCCGCGAGCGTGGACTCCAGGAATCCGGTCTCGTTGAGCGTGTCGGTGTGGATCGCCACCTGCACCCCGGAGCGTTCGGCGCAGCGCAGCGCGGCGTCGATCACCGCGGGCGTGCAGCCCCAGTCCTCGTGCAGCTTCAGCCCGCCCGCCCCGGCTCGCAGCTGCTCGTCGAGGGCGTCGCCGCGCACGGTGTTGCCCTTGCCGAGCAGCAGCAGGTTCACCGGCGCCTGCTCCAGCGCGGTGAGCATCCGGCCGAGGTTCCACGCGCCCGGCGTGACCGTGGTGGCCTTGCTGCCCTCGACCGGGCCGGTGCCGCCGCCGATGAGCGTGGTGAGCCCGGAGGCGATGGCGGTGTCGATCTCCTGCGGGCAGATGAAGTGCACGTGGCAGTCCACCCCGCCGGCGGTGAGGATCTTGCCGCCGCCGCCCACGACCTCCGTGGACGGCCCGATGACCAGCGCCGGATCCACCCCGTCGGTGATGTCCGGGTTGCCCGCTTTGCCGATGCCGACGATGCGCCCGTCGCGCACGCCCACGTCGGCCTTGACCACGCCCCAGTGGTCCAGCACCACGACTCCGGTGATCACCAGGTCCGGGGTGCCTTCGGCGCGGGTGGCCGCGGATTGGCCCATCGACTCGCGGATCACCTTGCCGCCGCCGAACACGGCTTCCTCGCCTGATCCGGCGGGCCCCGTGCTGCGGTCCTCGGTGACCTCCACCAGCAGATTCGTGTCGGCGAGCCGGATCCGGTCGCCGGTGGTGGGCCCGAACAACTCCACGTAGCGGGCGCGGTCCACGGACGGAGTGCTCACGCGTTGCCCTCCCCCACCGCGCCGTAGCCGGGATCGCCGGGCGCGGCGTCGCGCGCGTCCAGCTCCCCCGCGTACTCCTTGCGCAGCCCGCGCACGATCCGCGCGCCGCCGATCGGCACCAGGTCGACCTCCCGGTCCACGCCGGGTTCGAACCGCACCGCGGTGCCCGCGGGCACGTCCAGCCGGTGCCCCCACGCGGCCTCCCGGTCGAACGACAGACCGGAGTTGGCCGCGGCGAAGTGGTAGTGCGAGCCGACCTGCACGGCCCGGTCCGCGGTGTTCACCACGACCAGCCGCACGCGTGGGCGGCCGGGGTTCAGCGGCACCGGCTCGGCACCGGGCAGCACCTCTCCCGGGATCACGGGATCCGGCATGACGCCTCCCTGCTCATCGAGAACGACTCGGGCCCGGACCGCGGGCCCGCACGGCCCACGTCGAGGAGCCGACCACCAGCGCGGAACGCCCCTACGAGATCGGGTCGTGGACGGTGACCAGCTTGGTGCCGTCGGGGAAGGTGGCCTCGACCTGCACGTCGTGCAGCATCTCCGGCACGCCGTCGAGCACCTGGTCGGCGCGGAGCACGTCGCGCCCGGAGCGCATCAGCTCGGCGACGCCGCGCCCGTCCCGCGCGCCCTCCACGACGTGGTCGGTGATCAGCGCGACCGCTTCCGGGTGGTTCAGCCGCAGGCCCCGGTCCAGGCGTTCCCGCGCGAGCCGCGCGGCCAGGTGGACGAGGAGCTTGTCTCGCTCGTGCGGGGCAAGGTGCATGACACCTCTGTAGCACGGTCACCCGAACGCCGAGTGCCGATCAGCGCGGGAATTGATCCTGGTTAACACCCTTTTCGCGGGATTGTCACAACCGTCCCGCACCGGAGGCCGTGTGATCTTCGCCATCGGGACCGTCCGCACCGATTGCCTCCGCCCGCGCGCCGGGTGCAGTGTTACCGGCACAGCACAGGCTGCGACCGATCGCATTCGTGCTCATGCACCCCGCCACGTCCCGCCGAGCGCCGCAGCGCGCCCGGCCATCCGAACGACTCAACGAGGAGACGAGGCAATCATGGGCACCAGCACAGGCGGCTCCGACTTCCGCCCCGGCCTGGAAGGCGTCGTCGCGTTCCAGACCGAGATCGCCGAACCCGATCGGGACGGCGGCGCGCTGCGCTACCGCGGCGTCGACATCGAGGACCTGGCGGGCAAGGTCTCCTTCGGCGACGTGTGGCAACTGCTGGTCGACGGCCGCTTCGGCCGGGGCCTGCCGGACGCCGGAACCGCCGAGCTGCCGGTGCGCACCGGCGACGTGCGCGCCGACGCGCAGGCCGCGATCGCGATGCTCGCGCCCGCGCACGGGTTCGAGCCGCTGCTGGACATCACCGAGGACACCGCCCGCGACCAGCTCGCGCTGACCACGACGCTCGGACTGTCCTACGTGGCCCAGTCCGCTCGCGGCACCGACCTGCCCGCCGTGCCGGCGGCACGCGTCGCCGAGGCCGCGACCCTCACCGAAGCGTTCCTCACCCGCTGGCGCGGCGAAC
This window of the Saccharopolyspora gloriosae genome carries:
- the pdxH gene encoding pyridoxamine 5'-phosphate oxidase, whose product is MSESTVSTGTLSSMRVSYEAGSLQEGLLADTWHEQLRIWFDEAVRSEVPEPNAMVLATADADGFPSSRTVLCKGFDERGVVFFTNYTSSKSHDLTATRVAAATFPWLTLQRQVNVRGTVEKVSSDETAEYWAVRPRGSQLGAWASPQSRVVTGRDALQSSLNGIERRFADAEKVPVPPHWGGWRIRPEAVEFWQGRPDRLHDRLRFRRNDERWSVERLAP
- a CDS encoding urease subunit alpha; translated protein: MSTPSVDRARYVELFGPTTGDRIRLADTNLLVEVTEDRSTGPAGSGEEAVFGGGKVIRESMGQSAATRAEGTPDLVITGVVVLDHWGVVKADVGVRDGRIVGIGKAGNPDITDGVDPALVIGPSTEVVGGGGKILTAGGVDCHVHFICPQEIDTAIASGLTTLIGGGTGPVEGSKATTVTPGAWNLGRMLTALEQAPVNLLLLGKGNTVRGDALDEQLRAGAGGLKLHEDWGCTPAVIDAALRCAERSGVQVAIHTDTLNETGFLESTLAAINGRSINAYHAEGAGGGHAPDIIRVAAAANVLPSSTNPTRPHTVNTIDEHLDMLMVCHHLNPAVPEDLAFAESRIRPSTIAAEDVLHDLGAISMISSDAQAMGRIGEVIVRTWQTAHVMKDRRGPLPGDGAADNLRARRYLAKYTINPARAHGIDHLVGSVEVGKLADLVLWEPKFFGVRPDVVFKGGFPAWAQMGDANASIPTPQPVLGRPMFGAAGRAAARAGVHFVAPEAVDSGLGDRLGLERELVAVRGTRQVTKASMLLNDATPDIEVDPDSFAVRIDGDLVEPQPVRELPMAQRYFLF
- a CDS encoding urease subunit gamma, translating into MHLAPHERDKLLVHLAARLARERLDRGLRLNHPEAVALITDHVVEGARDGRGVAELMRSGRDVLRADQVLDGVPEMLHDVQVEATFPDGTKLVTVHDPIS
- the ureG gene encoding urease accessory protein UreG codes for the protein MPPDHGHGHTHEVDFDPASAGPDPHAAVSRLGRPFRLGIGGPVGSGKTALTAALCRALGAEVRLAVVTNDIYTTEDADFLRSAGVLDPDRVEAVQTGACPHTAIRDDITANLDAVERLEHRHPGLELVIVESGGDNLTAVFSRGLADDQIFVVDVAGGDKVPRKGGPGVTTADLLVINKVDLAERVGADMAVMLADAHRMRGELPVIAQSLTETPNAPDVSAWVRARLGGPGQDPR
- a CDS encoding urease subunit beta, which produces MIPGEVLPGAEPVPLNPGRPRVRLVVVNTADRAVQVGSHYHFAAANSGLSFDREAAWGHRLDVPAGTAVRFEPGVDREVDLVPIGGARIVRGLRKEYAGELDARDAAPGDPGYGAVGEGNA
- a CDS encoding urease accessory protein UreF, yielding MTGLAVLALADARFPGGGHVHSGGVEEAAARGLLTDVPSLREFLHGRLRGAGAVQAVFAAAAAHAAHRAVPRGHWAVLDAELDARTPSPAQRAASRAQGRGTVRSGTVAWPSAALDDLIAATPRPHHPIVLGVLAATAGAAPREAALTAGYLAISGPSSAGVRLLGLDPMAVNAVVADFAADIAGIADTAASTAGADPADLPAPGSPALDLLAESHDRHHQEEVRLFAS